The stretch of DNA GATACTCTAGCCCATGATATACTGAGTGGGTACTAGAACATTGACACGATCTTTTAAGTTGACACTTTGATCATTCTCCATTTACTATTATCTATAGATGAGAATTAGCAAATACATTACTTTATTGTGTTCTCCAGTCCACACTTGTAAACGTCATTGTGCGCAGCTCATGTGATGAACACTTGGATAAAATCGGGTGAGTCCCACACAAGAAAAACAAGTAAAATCGGCCTCGACGCGTATTTGAATCTGAGCATCCGACGACAACGGCCAGATCATACACAATACGGGCATCACTTCAAAAATAGAGATAGCATGAAGAACTGCAAATCACCATACGATGTACAGATATAGCACGACCCCGAGTACATGACACACTTTTTGGTATTCTAACACAGCAGACTTCGTGCATCTATCCCTTAACAGATTTCATCCCTTAGCCATGCGGCGCCGCAGCTCATTCACCGCAAATTAAGCCTGTGAACCTTGCCTCTGCAGTTCTGCACGGGGAGTGCTATTGCGCAGCTTTCCAGGAAAAATGCACAATCCCCACGCAGGTGGTACCTCCATGTCTGAAAAACAGAAACATTGAGAAATGGTCAGAAGGATGTTCTGGCTCCATCCATAGAAGGTTAAAAGAGAATCCGCAACAGAGAATGCCCAAGCCAACCATCCGACTGAGGTCGGCGTTCCTATTTCTAAGCAAGAATTCATGGCGAGATGTTTCAAAAATGTAAAGAGTATCTAACAATCTGGCTCACCGATTTTCTAGTACAGGGGCTTGAGCACTGTTTTATCTTATTTTGCaggttttctttttcttttatctTACCACACATAAAATAGGCACTGCAAAGCGATAAATTGCCATTCAATAtagagaaaattccttatttgacactgtcttaaaatctggttccttatttgacactggaaaagttattcttccctatttgacactagtcctaaattttattccctatacgacacttctgtccattttgagcctaaatgacACCTTTAAAGACAATTTTGCCCCTCATGCGGTATGTatgtgcgcgcgcgtgtgtgcTGTTGCGTGTGTGGGTGCACGCGCACATGTGTGCTGCCGCTGCATGTGTGTGTTTGCTACTGCGTGTGTAcgtgcgcgcgcgtgtgtgtgctgttgcgtgcctatgtgctgcctgtgtgtgtgctgctgctgcgtgtgtgtgtatgtgtgtgtgtgctgcgttcgtgtgtgtgcgcgtgcatgtgtgttgctgcgtgtgtgtgcgtgtgtgtgtgtgcacgtgcGTGTGCATGTTGTTGCGTGCGTGTTGTTGCGTGTGTGTGCGCGCATGCGTGTGTGTTGGTACATGTGTATGTGTTGCTGCGTGTGTTCTCTTGCCCTCGCACTGATGCTGCGTGCGTGCGCTATTGCCCCTCACACACATACCACATGAGGGGCAAAAGAGTCTTTTCATGTgtcatttaggctcaaaatggacggaaatgtcatatagggaataaaatttagaacttgtgtcaaatagggaagaaaaacttttccagtgtcaaataaggaaacagattttaagatagtgtcaaataaggaattttctcttCAATATATATAACGGACAAAGACGAGAGCGGCACACCAACCTTTTCCATTGAAGAAGAGAAATGAAATACTTTTTCACTATGCATTAGGCTTTATCCAAATTGTCAAGTTCATCACGCCCACTTTGCTTCCGGTAATGAAAATAAAGGAACTGAAGAATAATCTGCAGATATGGTTAAGGATTCTTCCAATGCAACAACTGATTGAAATCTGCTATGAATTGTGATATGGCATATCATGGTACCACCGACCAGATTCTAAAACATAGGTCTCAGCCATTTTTGGAAACTAACGTATATGATCCTAAGACACAGTCATACTCAACTACATCGTGGTAATATTTCTCTACTCATAGATCCGGAGCCTTATGTGAGATGATAGCTACAAAGGCAACTCAATAATGATTCTAAaacaatggcatctgaaaacaagTCAGTTCAAACCTCTCTTCGGCACAAAAGTTTGCACAAAAACTATTTTGAGTTGCAGAACAAAGAATACCAGTAACTGTAGGAATCAATGGTCCTCAAGGATACGAAAGAATCAAGCAAAACACATCCTCCAGCATCTACAAGCCACGGCAGATTTGGTCTAAGCCTTGCCCAGTCCAAACTATTCACAAGGATACTGCAATGGAAAACAAATGGATATGAGAACCATAAAACGTGGCCAACTAAAGCTGGTTTCAAGAAAAAAGAAACATAACATGGTCTGTCCTTGTATTTTATATATGGTACCCTAAAAGTGACAAGGGATGCACCTGCTTGGTGTGGAACATGACAGTTCATTGCAATGTCGGAAAATTTACAGGTTTCTAGGCTAcatagctactccctccgtttctaaatataagcgTTTTTATAGATTTCATTCAATATGGACTAcgtacggatgtatatagacatattttagagtgtagattcactcattttgctccgtatgtagtccgtAATGGAATCTCTataaagacatatatttaggaacggagggagtactatactaAGAAACATAACACGCCAAAGGACATCTTTTACTAAACAAATGCATATAAAGTAACTGAATAAGGTTAAACAAATGAAGTTAGGTACATGGTTACCTCCCTACATATGTCGTATTCCCCACTAAAGCAAAGGTAAACATTAGCGGACTGAGCCCCTGAACAAAGTTGCCGACAGGTCAGATAAGTTACCAGCATCAGAAAATAttttaaacaaaacccaaaacaACAGAGATCGATGCAGTTAATGTTGAtttcctacataaataaaatgcGATAGTGTCTCTCCTGTCAGAAAAATAAGATGGGCTTAAAATGGCTTTGTTTTAGTCAAAATTTGACATCATATATCTCTCCAGTCAGAGAAATAGGATAGGAAGGTAGGGGCATATTTTATTCAAACTATAATGAGGTGCCGCAATAAAGTGCAGTGGGATGACCAAAGTGATTAAAAATTTAGAAGGATAATGCCTAAACTTAACACCACATACTAATACAACCTTCAAGAATTAAGTTCGAGTTACCTCTCTTGCATAATAACCAAAAGAAACATATGACAATCAACAACTAGACCGCTATATTTAgttcaattcatagtacagctaATTTTTATTTTAGTATCCACTTTCCACTTAACCGCATCAATGTGAATTGCATGCAACAATTATATGACATTGACATCTAAGACGAAGTGGGCTACTAATTCCTCTTAGGGAAAACTGAATATTTATTAATGTTCATAGGGTCCATCTCAGAGACAGCGGGGCCGTCATTACACCATTCATGCAGTCGCTAATTATGCAACAAGGAATGCAAAAAATGGTGACAAATGAGAAAAGTGGAAGTGTCTCCTGCAGTAAAAGAAGTTATTGATGAAGATGGAGATGAACTTGCCTCGGCATGGCCTCTTTGCATCTGCAGAGTAGTAGCGAAAAGTTAGAAATACCAAAAAGATGACATATTGCACTACTACTATGGTTTTAAAGAATTTCTCGAGATTAACTAATGCTATTATTCAACACCATCAGATGCGCATTTGCAGTAGAAACGAGTAGGAACAGGAGTGACTGAAACTGAAAGTATAATAGATGTTCCCTCGTGTGCCATGCCTTTTACTGACACCATTTTAGCTTTCACAAATGACCTCATTCCACTATAGATATTTGTACCGTATCCAGCAATAGGACTAAGTATCGGAAAAGAATTTCCGGTGACAACAAGAGTAATAAGAAAAAAAGAACATTCAATTGTTTACTGTCTTACATTTAAGAAGATCTGGGGAAGTCGTCCGCCCATATAGATAACCGCCATGGCCCAACCAAGAAAGCTTCCAATTCCACTTGCACTGCCATGGCTCGGAGATGAACCTGCATGGTCATCCTATGGTGCAAGAAGAAACTAATCAGATATGCAAATTGAAAACATAGTTCATTGTTCATGCAAATTGCCTGGTACTGCCGAAGGTCTGAAACTTGAGAGCAGCTACAGCTTACCGCTACAACTAAGAGCTTTCTGCCGACAGTGATGATAATTTCATTGGAAGCATCCCTGCGTGCAGTTCCAACCAAAATATGCAACACACACATGCCCAAGACAACAGAAATCCATGGTACCTGAATTCAAACAATATAAGTTTTTGTATAGTTCCGACCTTAATAGACAAGTATCAACAGGATCAAAGTTAATGTACCACTGAGAGGGAATTTTTTGTAATAGCAGCTGGTGCAGACTGCGCTGGAACAAACTCGCCAAATAAAGGTTCACCTTCGTCGCTCATTTGTGGAGGAACTTTTGTTGTCTGGCGATTATTCCCCAACCATGTACCTGTAGGCACCGGGCTCCTCGATAGAGATCTTGCTGACCTGTAAAACCAATCAGAGAGTTAGATGCTCCTGGAATATTATCTGATAGCTAGAGTGCTCTGTCAGCAGGTGATAATAAAACTGCAACATCCCGAAGTAACCATCAAGAGTGCAGTCCATTGCCGTATTCCATGTAATAGAGCAAACAAACAATATTTATCCAAAGAAGTGGACATAATTTGCTTTAAGGAATGAAATAAATGTTGAAAAAAACTGTGAAATATGATGAAACATTAACAAGCTCAAGAACATTACGCATAGTAGTAGTCTGAGCCGGGGCTGACTGAACCATGACGTTGCCGGAATACTTCTGTGTTCACCTGGATTGGTGAGCTCGGGATAGGAATAGTCGGACCTGACTGAATATTATTTTTGAATGCCTCGTCCCTATGTCCCAAAAGCTTTTCACGTAATGAAGCATCCCCTCGTTGATGTTTCTGAGACTGAAATCATAAAATGTAGTCCAACAGAAGTGAGAGgatagtttaggaagatggtagGAGCCAAAAGGTGTCTAAACAATTTTTAAGGGAATCTGGCTTGTGGTAACACTAAACTACTTTGCAAAGCCGTGAGCAGCTGCATCATAAGTGCATGAATCCAGAAATAGAAGTATTGTTCATATACAGTGGTTGCTTCTCTACAATTGTTAACCACATTAAGTATCTATTTTGCTAATATTCAGAGAAACGTGATTCCTTGCAAACATAATGATAATCGTCAATGTTACGGAGTGATCACCTTGGCAGTTACCCCAGTTTTCTTTACTTTAAGATGGTAGATGTGGCTATAGTATATTGTCTGTCCAGTGAGAATCACAGTTGTGATGGTATATAGCTGCATTGCAAAAATTAAGTTCTCAGATGACAGAAACCACGCAGAATTGAAGTAACAAGAGTTAAGAAAATGGTGTCCTTACCAATGCCATGTAAAACTGTGTCGGCAGCTGCATTACAAATAAAAAATATTAATTTCAAATGTTCAAAATAAAAGATAATTATTTAATCCCACGCATCCTTTCTACATCACAACTGCAACTTTAAACTCTCTCTTTTCAATTAAATGAAACACAAAGGTCCTTCGCGTTTTCTTGAAAAAAGAACTGAACATGAAGAAGTTGTACACATTAAATGCAAGAGGGCTGTATTGGCAAGCATAA from Triticum urartu cultivar G1812 chromosome 3, Tu2.1, whole genome shotgun sequence encodes:
- the LOC125543645 gene encoding lysosomal amino acid transporter 1 homolog isoform X2, which encodes MGIFSGTPPPSCPSAPHCAEWAKVYLKYCLCSTKDGVALGLGLASVLSWGIAEVPQIITNYKQKSTEGLSIAFLMTWIVGDLFNLVGCFLEPATLPTQFYMALLYTITTVILTGQTIYYSHIYHLKVKKTGVTAKSQKHQRGDASLREKLLGHRDEAFKNNIQSGPTIPIPSSPIQVNTEVFRQRHGSVSPGSDYYYASARSLSRSPVPTGTWLGNNRQTTKVPPQMSDEGEPLFGEFVPAQSAPAAITKNSLSVVPWISVVLGMCVLHILVGTARRDASNEIIITVGRKLLVVADDHAGSSPSHGSASGIGSFLGWAMAVIYMGGRLPQIFLNMQRGHAEGLSPLMFTFALVGNTTYVGSILVNSLDWARLRPNLPWLVDAGGCVLLDSFVSLRTIDSYSY
- the LOC125543645 gene encoding lysosomal amino acid transporter 1 homolog isoform X1 is translated as MGIFSGTPPPSCPSAPHCAEWAKVYLKYCLCSTKDGVALGLGLASVLSWGIAEVPQIITNYKQKSTEGLSIAFLMTWIVGDLFNLVGCFLEPATLPTQFYMALLYTITTVILTGQTIYYSHIYHLKVKKTGVTAKSQKHQRGDASLREKLLGHRDEAFKNNIQSGPTIPIPSSPIQVNTEVFRQRHGSVSPGSDYYYASARSLSRSPVPTGTWLGNNRQTTKVPPQMSDEGEPLFGEFVPAQSAPAAITKNSLSVVPWISVVLGMCVLHILVGTARRDASNEIIITVGRKLLVVADDHAGSSPSHGSASGIGSFLGWAMAVIYMGGRLPQIFLNMQRGHAEGLSPLMFTFALVGNTTYVGSILVNSLDWARLRPNLPWLVDAGGCVLLDSFIILQFLYFHYRKQSGRDELDNLDKA